Part of the Candidatus Kryptoniota bacterium genome is shown below.
TTCAGTGCAGTATTAGAGTTGTCGGCGATGAAGACTTCTCCGCCGAGTTTCGTCAACTCTGCCTTAAACTCGTCTAACTTTCGGCCGGATAAGTCATCAGAAATCTCTCTTGCAGGGCTGGCGGACGCGACTCCTGTATTTGATCCTTTCGAGCTCCTTAGTCCCCTTCGAATGGACGCAAATATTTTCTCCCTGTCATCTGGGATCATGAATTCTCTCTCGTCTTGAAAACCTCCCTGAACGAATGCCCGGGTGATTCGGGAAGCTCACGGAACCTGGTCCAGCCGCCGGCAATTCCCCGAAAAAGTTTCTTCTCCGAAAGGAATCTACCTATCCTCCCAATCAAATTGAACCTCCGCGGTCTCAGCATCATTGATTTGAAATACCGAAACATCATCCGTTCAAGAAATGGACTGCTTCTCGTGACGATTTCACTCCTCAAAGTCAAGAGGTGGTGATGAATATCGATTCCCACCGGACAGACTTGTGTGCAGTTTCCACAAAGCGAAGACGCAAATGGAAGCTCACGAGCGTTTTCGATCCCAAAGTAAAGCGGGGTCACGAGGGAACCGATCGGTCCAGGGTATACTGATCCGTATGCATGTCCCCCGATAGTTCTGTAGACCGGACAGACATTGAGGCAAGCGCCGCAGCGAATGCAGTTCAAAACGTCCCGGTACTCGCCGCCGAGCAACTTGGTCCTTCCGTTATCCAGCAATATTATGTGGACTTCAGCCGGGCCGTCTTTTTCGTCCTGCTTCTGTGGCCCGCGAATCAACGAAACGTAACTTGTCAACTTCTGGCCGGTGCTGCTCCGCGCAAGCAGCCGCATGAAGATTCTCAGATCGGCAAATCGTGGGATCACCTTTTCAATTCCGGCTACAACCACATGGATTGCCGGAGAGGAAGTAGAGAGTCTGGCATTACCTTCATTCTCTACAATTACAATGTCACCCGTATCGGCAACAAGAAAGTTCGCCCCGGAAATTCCCATACCCGCAGAAAGGAATTTTTCCCTGAGGACGGTTCTGGCCTCAGCAGTGAGAAAAGCCGGATCATTGTTTAGCGCAGTCCCGAGCTTCTCATGGAAAAGAGCGGCAATCTCGTTACGCGACTTGTGTATGGCAGGCGTTGTTATGTGCGACGGTTTTTCACCGGCCAGCTGTACGATGTATTCTCCTAGGTCAGTTTCCACAGTCTCGATGCCGTGTTCTTCGAGATATTGAACCAGCTCGATCTCCTCCGTCACCATCGATTTTGACTTTACAATAGATTTCACACCGTGCCGCTTCGCGAGATCAAGGATATACTCTTTTACTCTGTCAGGAGTCTCAGCGTAAAACAAATTGCAGCCGTTCTTTGAAGCAGCATCCTCAAAATGCGAGAGATACTCATTGAGATGACCGATTGCTTCGTCTTTAATTCTTCTCGCGTCATTCCGGAAAGATTCAAAATCCAGTTCTTTGAATGACTCCAGGCGTTTGTCAACCGCCTGCAGCGTTGCCTTCGAAAGATTGTTGCGCAGCTGGGCGTTGGAGATCTCGTTTCTATACCGGTTCTTGAAGTCTGTCGCCGCCATCACCGGATGCTTTCCCCCATTATCTCCGCGATGTGGGCGAACCTGGTCTGAATCGAAAGCCGTCGCGCCCGACCTTGAAGGTGCATCAGACAGCTGCTATCTCCGGACACAAGTATATCGGCTCCAGTTGACTTCAGTCTTTGCAGCTTTTCATCCGCCATGGCGCTTGAAATCTCGGGGAATTTCACTGAAAAAGTTCCGCCGAACCCGCAACAGACATCATTGTAGGGAAGTTCCACTAGTCTCAATCCCTTGATTCTCGCCAGGAGGCTGCGGGGTTCTTCATACAAACCAAGCTCTCTCAGCCCGTGACAAGAGTCGTGAAAGGACACGACCGCGTCCAGCTTGCCGGAGAACTTCTCGACTCCGATTACCTTCGCGATAAACTCCGTGAACTCATAGACCCTATCAGTGAATTGATCGGCAATATTTGAGAAGCCGGGTAATTCAGAGAGAAGGCCCGGATAATAATTCCGAATCATCGCTACGCAAGAGCCTGACAAACCGACGATATAATCATTGTTAGGGTTAAACGAATCATCGTGAGTGTTATTAACATTCGCGCCGAACCTTATAAATGCGTTTGCCTCATGCATGGCGACAACGCGCGCTTCCTCCACGTAGCCCGAGTTAAACGCCGGCTGTCCGCAACATGTCTGCTCAACAGGGAAGACAATCTCACAACCCAAATGTTCTAAAACCTTAGTTGCGCTGAGCGCAACATTAGGAAAGAATTGATCTATGAAGCATGGTACGAAAAGGAAAACGCGCATGTAATTGAAAAAATATAAAGTCCGTAGAAGGAATATTCAATTTAATTGAGAAGCAGACCCTGGTTTGAGGTCAAGGCAGTAACTCTACGAATGTTCTCCCGCAACGACGGGCAATTTCATCTACTTTGGGATACTTCATGATGAAAAGCTTCACAGGGTCCACTCGTCTTTCAGCATGGTGACACTACCAGTTCTCCGACATTCTTGTTTTTTCAGAGGCTTCGGGTTAATTTCGCACTGGCATACTTATCCAGGAAGGGCAGAAGCGGAACGTGGAGTGTTAGGAGCATATAGAGTTACGAGCGTAGAACAATTTCCCAATTTGAACGCAAGCCTTCGCGTGGGCAAACGGATATGATGATTCGGTTGAGCTCAGAGACTGAATTGAATTTCGTTTCCCGATTTGCATCCAATTCTCCCGCCGAACGCCTGTCGCTTCCTCTGGATTGAGATCCGAAAGGAGACTGCTGGTTATGAAAACAATCAAAGATGTTGTCCGGTGAGGCACTCATTAGCTGGCTTCATTCTCCTGTTCCTTCTCGCATTCTCCACTCTCCATGCTGGAGCAAGACAACCATTCCTATCTCATCTCAGAGCAACCAAGGATTCGCCGATCTATACGACGTACGCAGCCTCAATGGATCGATCTCAGTTCATCCTGGATGAAGGGTATCACTTTGTCTTTTACTTATCCGATCGGGGAATTGAATTTGAGAACAGCCGGTCAGGGACGCTCGGTGTCGGATTCAGGATCGATTCATCTGAAGTCCTGAAGCTGTCTGATATCGCCGGACCGCCTGTGATAACAGTATCCTACTCGGACGTCGTGAGGTTTCATTACTACCCGACCAAAGACCTTCGAGTAGACGAAACATTTTTGGTGTACAGTTCAAGGATTGCTGTTGAGGATATCACTGTCCGAAATGTCGGATCAAAGGATCTCTCTATTGAAGTAATGCCATTTATCACGGCGGCAAGCGCAGAAAATTTTCACAAGATCGAGCATCGAGGTAAACACAACTGGGTTTCATTCTCTCATCGGGAACCGGCGGACGGCTGGACGATTGAGCACAATATTCCTTA
Proteins encoded:
- a CDS encoding LutB/LldF family L-lactate oxidation iron-sulfur protein; this translates as MAATDFKNRYRNEISNAQLRNNLSKATLQAVDKRLESFKELDFESFRNDARRIKDEAIGHLNEYLSHFEDAASKNGCNLFYAETPDRVKEYILDLAKRHGVKSIVKSKSMVTEEIELVQYLEEHGIETVETDLGEYIVQLAGEKPSHITTPAIHKSRNEIAALFHEKLGTALNNDPAFLTAEARTVLREKFLSAGMGISGANFLVADTGDIVIVENEGNARLSTSSPAIHVVVAGIEKVIPRFADLRIFMRLLARSSTGQKLTSYVSLIRGPQKQDEKDGPAEVHIILLDNGRTKLLGGEYRDVLNCIRCGACLNVCPVYRTIGGHAYGSVYPGPIGSLVTPLYFGIENARELPFASSLCGNCTQVCPVGIDIHHHLLTLRSEIVTRSSPFLERMMFRYFKSMMLRPRRFNLIGRIGRFLSEKKLFRGIAGGWTRFRELPESPGHSFREVFKTRENS
- a CDS encoding (Fe-S)-binding protein; this translates as MRVFLFVPCFIDQFFPNVALSATKVLEHLGCEIVFPVEQTCCGQPAFNSGYVEEARVVAMHEANAFIRFGANVNNTHDDSFNPNNDYIVGLSGSCVAMIRNYYPGLLSELPGFSNIADQFTDRVYEFTEFIAKVIGVEKFSGKLDAVVSFHDSCHGLRELGLYEEPRSLLARIKGLRLVELPYNDVCCGFGGTFSVKFPEISSAMADEKLQRLKSTGADILVSGDSSCLMHLQGRARRLSIQTRFAHIAEIMGESIR